From a region of the Mauremys mutica isolate MM-2020 ecotype Southern chromosome 12, ASM2049712v1, whole genome shotgun sequence genome:
- the UTP18 gene encoding U3 small nucleolar RNA-associated protein 18 homolog, with amino-acid sequence MEPAGSAAASRGPARKRVRAQKKRVRAQKRSAPPPPPGTPGDGGEEARRARHLGLLAGKPVVERCLEELVFGGSQDAEEEELLQRLRGPGKQVDDVVTGNLLKEDSSDSEVENEAKDNFPPSKKPAWVDDEDEAEEIIDMTHRYRKDMMKSDAEKKLTKEKVQKRLQEQFQRAMGGVPLWAQKDKKKARKSANDDDSDEDDELLRKTGNFVSASETLPRGILQMKNCLDANNERPSDAKLRTVQFHPSAQVVMTAGLDRSISLFQVDGKTNPKIQSIHLESFPVYKARFSADGEQVIATGTRSKLFYVYDMMSGHIIPVNQIRGMQDKFIRKFEVSPDGSFLLLTGASGYLHLLTMKTKELIGSMKINGKAVASAFSPDSSKIYTHSNEGEVFIWDVKSRRCLNRFTDEGCLRGTCLAVSKNGQYVACGSCSGVVNVYTHDVCLRETNPKPVKAIMNLVTAATSLTFNPTTEILAVASSAVDDAVRLVHIPSLTVFSNFPVFRRKLIYLAQTMDFSPRSGFFSIGNNKGKALLYRLKHYSDF; translated from the exons ATGGAGCCGGCGGGTTCTGCGGCCGCGAGTCGGGGCCCCGCGCGGAAGCGTGTCCGGGCGCAGAAGAAGCGTGTCCGGGCGCAGAAGCGCtcggcgccgccgccgccgccggggacGCCCGGCGATGGGGGCGAGGAGGCCCGACGCGCCCGGCACCTGGGGCTGCTGGCCGGGAAGCCGGTGGTGGAGCGGTGCCTGGAGGAGCTGGTGTTCGGCGGCAGCCAGGACgccgaggaggaggagctgctgcagcggtTGCGGGGCCCGGGCAAGCAG GTTGATGATGTAGTCACGGGAAATCTTCTAAAAGAGGACTCCAGTGACTCAGAAGTGGAGAATGAAGCAAAAGATAATTTTCCTCCATCTAAAAAACCAGCATGGGTGGATGATGAAGATGAAGCCGAGGAAAT AATTGACATGACCCACCGTTATCGGAAAGACATGATGAAAAGTGATGCAGAGAAGAAGCTTACCAAAGAAAAAGTTCAAAAGAGGCTTCAAGAACA attTCAGCGAGCTATGGGAGGAGTGCCTCTCTGGGCCCAGAAAGACAAGAAGAAAGCCAGAAAAAGTGCAAATGAtg ATGACAGTGATGAAGATGATGAGCTGCTCCGCAAGACAGGCAATTTTGTGTCTGCGTCAGAGACTTTACCAAGAGGCATTTTACAG ATGAAAAATTGCTTGGACGCTAATAATGAACGTCCTTCTGATGCTAAACTGAGAACAGTGCAGTTCCACCCTTCTGCACAAGTAGTTATGACTGCTGGACTAGATCGGTCTATATCACTGTTTCAG GTGGATGGTAAAACTAATCCAAAGATACAGAGCATACATCTGGAAAGCTTTCCAGTCTATAAGGCTCGTTTCAGTGCTGATGGAGAACAAGTTATAGCTACTGGTACCCGCAGTAAACTGTTCTATGTGTATGACATGATGAGTGGACATATTATTCCTGTAAACCAAATAAGAG gAATGCAAGATAAATTTATCAGAAAGTTTGAAGTATCTCCAGATGGATCATTCCTGCTGCTTACTGGGGCCTCAGGTTATCTACATTTGCTGACAATGAAG ACAAAGGAGCTGATTGGCAGTATGAAAATAAATGGAAAGGCTGTTGCATCAGCATTCTCTCCAGATAGCAGCAAAATTTACACACATTCTA ATGAGGGTGAAGTTTTCATTTGGGATGTGAAGAGTAGGCGCTGTCTAAACAGGTTCACTGATGAAGGATGTTTGCGTGGAACATGTCTTGCTGTATCAAAAAATGGCCAGTACGTGGCATGTGG CTCCTGTTCGGGAGTTGTGAATGTGTATACCCATGATGTTTGCCTCAGAGAAACCAATCCTAAGCCAGTTAAAGCCATAATGAACTTGGTTACAGCTGCTACATCTTTGACCTTCAATCCCACCACAGAAATTTTGGCAGTGGCCTCCAGTGCAGTAGATGATGCAGTCAGGCTG GTACACATTCCTTCACTTACTGTGTTCTCAAACTTCCCAGTGTTCAGAAGAAAGCTCATTTATCTTGCTCAGACTATGGACTTTTCTCCCCGAAGTGGTTTTTTTTCCATAGGAAACAACAAAGGCAAAGCTTTGTTGTATAG GTTGAAACATTATTCAGATTTCTAA